In Acropora palmata chromosome 7, jaAcrPala1.3, whole genome shotgun sequence, one genomic interval encodes:
- the LOC141886093 gene encoding carnitine O-acetyltransferase-like, whose product MYRLCSSHLVFRKVFYARRVCLTLLSTTTAIVDGSQNRTSILSKDAKDSLSKTDLQTKVLQWDEKLPIPDPPPLSRLVEHLLRRRLTSTAKGFKVALNKFLVRASSRALGFQGAHERLCAQHHDDPIQNCWYAPANHGDTFGIRHDEIYFHEDIIPSQPVTSYAVLIRGSPWDAGTSVDGGIGEHFVSLDDSSKSSKNVTINRAVSLIHGLMKAREFYTSEEFTQDTMKSRALSMQWYNYIFSCSMQFLPGSIERHKAPDSLSRHLVMMVRGNMYKVELIRSDEEGFERIIPSSQLKKQIENILQTDAQREPTTPIAVLTSMTPSQRCQEVQRLKCLSQRNRTNLSVLRDALFVVAIDPDDFPRTANEAMFALHSGNFVNRWYDKSVQLIVFGNGVAGFVNNYLAGMTGTVGTNFVRIAVENERMRDESTAEETDDTTIWPEPYPITWDDTADGYFERKVTSTVNTSRISGPFKPLSQDVFRICPGFSFDELCKTQGVTPGGAFQAGMQLALAKISGRYMSVNEVVSIRHFRFGGMTFMDSSMADMKEFIAKALQSGDSIQNMTNQERLSLKCLLNKAIESYKNEVLAYKKGEISLWHLDSLYRNMGLVNRLPFRNYPQLDLKTKLKQLVTVVLRSPPINILPPQVAENVTSNPCWYPEIEAIGRPGVKCILPPTSMALHYMFGRNAISITVNANAGHACYKNEEKFVVELERCLQFVKDLLNTK is encoded by the exons ATGTATCGTTTGTGTAGTTCACATCTGGTCTTCAGAAAGGTGTTTTATGCAAGACGCGTCTGTCTAACACTCTTGTCGACAACAACCGCAATTGTGGATGGTTCACAGAACAGGACCAGCATATTATCAAAGGATGCTAAG GATTCTTTGAGTAAAACGGACTtacaaacaaaagttttgcagtGGGACGAAAAGCTGCCAATTCCCGACCCTCCTCCACTAAGCAGGCTCGTGGAACATCTTTTGAGGAGGCGACTTACCTCTACCGCAAAGGGTTTCAAGGTTGCTTTGAACAAATTTCTTGTTCGAGCTAGCAGCCGTGCTCTGGGGTTTCAGGGAGCACATGAAAG GTTGTGTGCTCAACACCATGATGACCCTATACAAAATTGTTGGTACGCTCCTGCAAATCATGGCGACACATTTGGAATCCGCCATGATGAAATTTACTTCCACGAAGACATCATCCCATCACAACCTGTGACGTCATACGCTGTGCTGATCAGAGGGAGCCCATGGGATGCCGGTACATCAGTAGACGGTGGCATCGGTGAACACTTCGTTTCACTTGATGATTCTTCTAAAAGCTCCAAAAACGTTACGATAAACCGTGCTGTTTCACTCATTCACGGACTCATGAAAGCCAGAGAGTTTTATACAAGTGAAGAATTTACTCAAGATACCATGAAAAGCAGAGCACTTTCGATGCAGTGGTACAACTACATATTTTCGTGCTCCATGCAGTTTCTTCCGGGATCCATTGAGCGCCACAAAGCCCCTGACAGTCTTTCAAGACACCTCGTTATGATGGTGCGTGGGAACATGTACAAAGTGGAATTGATTCGCAGCGACGAAGAGGGATTTGAGAGGATCATTCCCAGCAGCCAACTTAAA aaacaaatagaaaacattttacaAACTGACGCCCAGAGAGAACCGACCACTCCAATAGCTGTTCTTACAAGTATGACTCCCTCTCAGCGATGCCAAGAAGTACAGCGCCTCAAATGCCTCAGTCAAAGAAACCGCACTAACCTCTCAGTACTCCGCGATGCTCTCTTCGTGGTGGCGATTGATCCTGACGACTTTCCACGAACAGCTAACGAAGCAATGTTCGCGCTTCATTCGGGAAACTTTGTTAATCGTTGGTATGACAAGAGTGTGCAGCTGATTGTATTCGGTAATGGAGTGGCGGGATTTGTCAATAACTATTTGGCGGGAATGACAGGCACAGTAGGAACGAATTTTGTGCGCATCGCTGTAGAGAATGAACGCATGCGTGATGAAAGTACGGCTGAGG AAACCGATGACACCACGATTTGGCCAGAACCATATCCTATCACCTGGGATGACACAGCGGATGGATACTTCGAACGAAAAGTTACCAGCACGGTTAACACCAGTCGAATATCCGGTCCGTTCAAACCTCTGTCTCAAGATGTGTTCAGAATATGTCCTGGGTTCAGTTTTGACGAGCTGTGTAAGACCCAAGGTGTTACCCCAGGTGGTGCCTTTCAGGCTGGAATGCAGTTGGCGCTGGCAAAGATTTCTGGTAGATACATGAGTGTGAATGAAGTCGTCAGTATAAG GCACTTCCGTTTTGGCGGAATGACGTTCATGGACAGCAGCATGGCGGATATGAAAGAGTTTATCGCGAAAGCCCTCCAATCAGGTGACAGCATTCAAAACATGACAAACCAGGAACGCCTATCGCTTAAATGTCTGTTGAACAAAGCGATTGAAAGTTACAAGAACGAGGTCTTGGCTTACAAGAAAGGCGAAATCAGTCTTTGGCATCTTGACTCTCTGTACAGGAATATGGGACTAGTAAACCGCCTTCCATTTAGAAATTATCCACAATTAGATctgaaaacaaagttgaaGCAACTTGTAACTGTTGTTCTTAGATCACCGCCGATCAATATATTGCCGCCACAAGTAGCAGAAAACGTGACCTCCAATCCCTGCTGGTATCCAGAGATAGAGGCTATCGGGAGGCCAGGGGTCAAGTGCATTCTGCCACCGACGTCAATGGCGTTGCATTACATGTTTGGGAGAAATGCGATTTCCATCACCGTAAATGCAAATGCTGGACATGCTTGTTACAAAAACGAGGAAAAGTTTGTCGTGGAACTCGAGCGGTGTTTGCAATTCGTCAAAGATTTGCTAAATACCAAATAA
- the LOC141886094 gene encoding uncharacterized protein LOC141886094 isoform X1, which produces MAAMALSKTNTAVVLLVGFVNYLEWAVVMTSIYPYIVSLSKDTSSSAVYLSLAQSLFPLGQGISQPIASVMVKKLRQIKVVLISSIVIAIAGNVTYMAASQVDSVALIILGRALAGLGAGSGGVAYGFIGANTSREKRTKFMSYFRVTCMTGVMTSTIASATFLPNFGKNILGKATGLDAFSAPAALTILFLCVCLVLVTFVLDETDCVPVGGSNDGESVRRSLMSRGVLLGLMLYFLNGFVTTWVGFVLPLVAYNYFDFKLRQYGWLMVGVSGTATISAFTMVLVSKARCMAGNKHSDWRVLVVSYTFMIAAIIISYLGCPSVSLPTATKEPLFLTGVMMVFLTYSVTGVVLPSLTTKYVAKSMMPLIMPYCVAAMSAGKVVAPLLSKAELMIQGWELLFMGSAGMTLVGLVLFLCLYRAPEPEQIALLPHKRHTESVEEPPLLTEEKNGRSIGIFGEKQ; this is translated from the exons ATGGCAGCTATGGCCTTGAGTAAGACGAACACAGCTGTGGTTCTGCTGGTTGGTTTTGTAAATTATCTGGAATGGGCCGTAGTTATGACTTCAATTTATCCATACATTGTTTCG CTATCTAAAGACACATCCTCCTCCGCTGTGTACCTGTCCTTGGCGCAAAGCCTGTTTCCTTTGGGACAAGGAATCTCTCAGCCAATAGCAAGCGTGATGGTCAAGAAACTTCGTCAGATCAAAGTTGTtctcatttcttccattgtaATCGCCATCGCTGGAAATGTAACTTACATGGCTGCAAGCCAAGTCGACTCTGTTGCCTTGATAATACTTGGAAGAGCTTTGGCTGGTTTGGGGGCAG GTAGCGGAGGAGTCGCTTATGGTTTTATTGGAGCTAACACCAGTCGAGAAAAGCGAACAAAATTTATGTCTTACTTCAGAGTCACTTGTATGACCGGAGTGATGACCTCTACGATCG catCAGCAACCTTCTTACCCAATTTTGGCAAGAATATCCTTGGCAAAGCAACAGGGTTAGATGCCTTTTCTGCTCCAGCAGCTCTCACCATACTGTTCTTGTGCGTCTGCTTAGTCCTGGTCACATTTGTACTGGATGAAACGGACTGTGTACCAGTCG gtggctctaaTGACGGTGAATCTGTCAGACGTTCACTTATGTCACGCGGTGTGCTTCTGGGTTTAATGCTGTATTTTTTGAATGGCTTTGTAACCACGTGGGTTGGTTTCGTGCTTCCACTGGTCGCttacaattattttgattttaaacTGCGTCAGTACGGCTGGTTGATGGTGGGTGTGTCTGGTACGGCTACAATATCAGCGTTTACCATGGTACTGGTGTCTAAAGCTAGGTGTATGGCTGGCAACAAACATAGCGACTGGCGAGTACTGGTGGTCTCGTACACTTTCATGATAGCAGCAATCATTATATCCTATCttggttgtccttca GTGTCTTTACCAACTGCCACTAAGGAGCCACTTTTTCTAACCGGAGTGATGATGGTATTTTTGACATACTCCGTGACTGGTGTAGTCTTGCCTTCCCTAACGACGAAATATGTTGCCAAGTCTATGATG ccTCTTATAATGCCGTACTGCGTCGCTGCGATGTCGGCTGGGAAAGTTGTGGCCCCTCTGCTCAGTAAAGCGGAGCTAATGATCCAGGGATGGGAGCTTCTCTTCATGGGATCCGCCGGCATGACACTAGTGGGTCTCGTTTTGTTTCTGTGCCTGTACCGCGCTCCGGAACCAGAGCAAATAGCCCTTCTGCCGCACAAGAGGCACACAGAGTCGGTGGAGGAACCGCCACTCCTTACAGAGGAAAAGAACGGGAGAAGTATCGGGATATTTGGAGAGAAGCAATGA
- the LOC141886094 gene encoding uncharacterized protein LOC141886094 isoform X2 yields MESRLEKIFSMGINIMSLAVWLGEDRKCSAAVLSKDTSSSAVYLSLAQSLFPLGQGISQPIASVMVKKLRQIKVVLISSIVIAIAGNVTYMAASQVDSVALIILGRALAGLGAGSGGVAYGFIGANTSREKRTKFMSYFRVTCMTGVMTSTIASATFLPNFGKNILGKATGLDAFSAPAALTILFLCVCLVLVTFVLDETDCVPVGGSNDGESVRRSLMSRGVLLGLMLYFLNGFVTTWVGFVLPLVAYNYFDFKLRQYGWLMVGVSGTATISAFTMVLVSKARCMAGNKHSDWRVLVVSYTFMIAAIIISYLGCPSVSLPTATKEPLFLTGVMMVFLTYSVTGVVLPSLTTKYVAKSMMPLIMPYCVAAMSAGKVVAPLLSKAELMIQGWELLFMGSAGMTLVGLVLFLCLYRAPEPEQIALLPHKRHTESVEEPPLLTEEKNGRSIGIFGEKQ; encoded by the exons atggaatctcggttggagaagattttttcgatggggattaatatcatgtcgttagcagtgtggttaggagaggacaggaaatgttctgcggctgtg CTATCTAAAGACACATCCTCCTCCGCTGTGTACCTGTCCTTGGCGCAAAGCCTGTTTCCTTTGGGACAAGGAATCTCTCAGCCAATAGCAAGCGTGATGGTCAAGAAACTTCGTCAGATCAAAGTTGTtctcatttcttccattgtaATCGCCATCGCTGGAAATGTAACTTACATGGCTGCAAGCCAAGTCGACTCTGTTGCCTTGATAATACTTGGAAGAGCTTTGGCTGGTTTGGGGGCAG GTAGCGGAGGAGTCGCTTATGGTTTTATTGGAGCTAACACCAGTCGAGAAAAGCGAACAAAATTTATGTCTTACTTCAGAGTCACTTGTATGACCGGAGTGATGACCTCTACGATCG catCAGCAACCTTCTTACCCAATTTTGGCAAGAATATCCTTGGCAAAGCAACAGGGTTAGATGCCTTTTCTGCTCCAGCAGCTCTCACCATACTGTTCTTGTGCGTCTGCTTAGTCCTGGTCACATTTGTACTGGATGAAACGGACTGTGTACCAGTCG gtggctctaaTGACGGTGAATCTGTCAGACGTTCACTTATGTCACGCGGTGTGCTTCTGGGTTTAATGCTGTATTTTTTGAATGGCTTTGTAACCACGTGGGTTGGTTTCGTGCTTCCACTGGTCGCttacaattattttgattttaaacTGCGTCAGTACGGCTGGTTGATGGTGGGTGTGTCTGGTACGGCTACAATATCAGCGTTTACCATGGTACTGGTGTCTAAAGCTAGGTGTATGGCTGGCAACAAACATAGCGACTGGCGAGTACTGGTGGTCTCGTACACTTTCATGATAGCAGCAATCATTATATCCTATCttggttgtccttca GTGTCTTTACCAACTGCCACTAAGGAGCCACTTTTTCTAACCGGAGTGATGATGGTATTTTTGACATACTCCGTGACTGGTGTAGTCTTGCCTTCCCTAACGACGAAATATGTTGCCAAGTCTATGATG ccTCTTATAATGCCGTACTGCGTCGCTGCGATGTCGGCTGGGAAAGTTGTGGCCCCTCTGCTCAGTAAAGCGGAGCTAATGATCCAGGGATGGGAGCTTCTCTTCATGGGATCCGCCGGCATGACACTAGTGGGTCTCGTTTTGTTTCTGTGCCTGTACCGCGCTCCGGAACCAGAGCAAATAGCCCTTCTGCCGCACAAGAGGCACACAGAGTCGGTGGAGGAACCGCCACTCCTTACAGAGGAAAAGAACGGGAGAAGTATCGGGATATTTGGAGAGAAGCAATGA
- the LOC141886094 gene encoding uncharacterized protein LOC141886094 isoform X3: MVKKLRQIKVVLISSIVIAIAGNVTYMAASQVDSVALIILGRALAGLGAGSGGVAYGFIGANTSREKRTKFMSYFRVTCMTGVMTSTIASATFLPNFGKNILGKATGLDAFSAPAALTILFLCVCLVLVTFVLDETDCVPVGGSNDGESVRRSLMSRGVLLGLMLYFLNGFVTTWVGFVLPLVAYNYFDFKLRQYGWLMVGVSGTATISAFTMVLVSKARCMAGNKHSDWRVLVVSYTFMIAAIIISYLGCPSVSLPTATKEPLFLTGVMMVFLTYSVTGVVLPSLTTKYVAKSMMPLIMPYCVAAMSAGKVVAPLLSKAELMIQGWELLFMGSAGMTLVGLVLFLCLYRAPEPEQIALLPHKRHTESVEEPPLLTEEKNGRSIGIFGEKQ, encoded by the exons ATGGTCAAGAAACTTCGTCAGATCAAAGTTGTtctcatttcttccattgtaATCGCCATCGCTGGAAATGTAACTTACATGGCTGCAAGCCAAGTCGACTCTGTTGCCTTGATAATACTTGGAAGAGCTTTGGCTGGTTTGGGGGCAG GTAGCGGAGGAGTCGCTTATGGTTTTATTGGAGCTAACACCAGTCGAGAAAAGCGAACAAAATTTATGTCTTACTTCAGAGTCACTTGTATGACCGGAGTGATGACCTCTACGATCG catCAGCAACCTTCTTACCCAATTTTGGCAAGAATATCCTTGGCAAAGCAACAGGGTTAGATGCCTTTTCTGCTCCAGCAGCTCTCACCATACTGTTCTTGTGCGTCTGCTTAGTCCTGGTCACATTTGTACTGGATGAAACGGACTGTGTACCAGTCG gtggctctaaTGACGGTGAATCTGTCAGACGTTCACTTATGTCACGCGGTGTGCTTCTGGGTTTAATGCTGTATTTTTTGAATGGCTTTGTAACCACGTGGGTTGGTTTCGTGCTTCCACTGGTCGCttacaattattttgattttaaacTGCGTCAGTACGGCTGGTTGATGGTGGGTGTGTCTGGTACGGCTACAATATCAGCGTTTACCATGGTACTGGTGTCTAAAGCTAGGTGTATGGCTGGCAACAAACATAGCGACTGGCGAGTACTGGTGGTCTCGTACACTTTCATGATAGCAGCAATCATTATATCCTATCttggttgtccttca GTGTCTTTACCAACTGCCACTAAGGAGCCACTTTTTCTAACCGGAGTGATGATGGTATTTTTGACATACTCCGTGACTGGTGTAGTCTTGCCTTCCCTAACGACGAAATATGTTGCCAAGTCTATGATG ccTCTTATAATGCCGTACTGCGTCGCTGCGATGTCGGCTGGGAAAGTTGTGGCCCCTCTGCTCAGTAAAGCGGAGCTAATGATCCAGGGATGGGAGCTTCTCTTCATGGGATCCGCCGGCATGACACTAGTGGGTCTCGTTTTGTTTCTGTGCCTGTACCGCGCTCCGGAACCAGAGCAAATAGCCCTTCTGCCGCACAAGAGGCACACAGAGTCGGTGGAGGAACCGCCACTCCTTACAGAGGAAAAGAACGGGAGAAGTATCGGGATATTTGGAGAGAAGCAATGA
- the LOC141886096 gene encoding uncharacterized protein LOC141886096 encodes MRETEQAELFEEAFKLKMALNLMHIEDSLVFQTGQDVMADNGVVLFGMSPGNPYFKSAVIGDYVNFLGVEKRRVIVVIPQQPAEHTYRALGSKDAVKRAKKNSSQLKSHCKRAIDKAFSSDQMAGEFYMLDWTREVDTHEAYVAALNFIVKFYKSNSNFRRDVARSTAKVLGKHIAFSEDSESESSDSELEEDESVQEGVYYLLKELAFIISSKEMFGTNKIAVIYHRSWPVYEKFVNGDYDGDAKEGLGLAIINYDLCC; translated from the exons ATGCGTGAAACTGAGCAAGCGGAACTCTTTGAAGAAGCCTTCAAACTCAAAATGGCTCTCAATCTTATGCATATTGAAGACAGTCTTGTTTTCCAAACTGGCCAAGATGTCATGGCAGACAACGGTGTTGTATTGTTCGGAATGAGTCCTGGGAATCCATATTTCAAATCTGCCGTCATTGGAGACTATGTGAATTTCTTGGGAGTGGAAAAGAGGCGAGTGATAGTCGTTATACCACAGCAGCCTGCAGAACACACGTATAGAGCCCTGGGTAGCAAAGATGCCGTTAAGCGCGCTAAGAAAAATTCCAGTCAACTCAAGTCCCATTGCAAGAGAGCGATTGACAAG GCGTTCAGTTCTGATCAAATGGCCGGTGAATTTTATATGTTGGACTGGACTCGAGAAGTGGATACACATGAGGCTTACGTCGCAGCTTTGAACTTCATCGTCAAGTTTTACAAGAGCAATTCTAACTTTCGCCGAGATGTGGCACGGTCCACTGCCAAAGTGCTCGGCAAGCATATAGCGTTCTCTGAGGACAGCGAATCAG AATCATCAGACTCCGAGCTTGAAGAAGACGAAAGCGTCCAAGAAGGAGTTTACTACTTACTGAAAGAACTGGCCTTCATTATCTCCAGCAAAGAGATGTTCGGGACAAACAAAATAGCCGTCATCTATCACCGCAGCTGGCCTGTGTACGAGAAATTTGTGAACGGAGACTATGACGGGGACGCCAAGGAAGGACTGGGACTAGCCATCATCAACTATGACCTCTGTTGCTGA
- the LOC141886720 gene encoding uncharacterized protein LOC141886720, whose amino-acid sequence MIAGIAAAILAVLGVSMLWIYKRFTEVYYWKNDSGEAIKGTGFKTFSPALIALRDDSFKNFGMYLLRFLPGPPKLIIADPQVAVKFMAKQHKYERLKDFRLGCVFSRLFGHAAGTASGRQHKRIRSTFDVCYSSDRVAQTINMMEEECKQYLQKVVQEKKGLIAMDDLILLTFRMLMKFTYGSDISEDDLNELIELRALVGTLIADTFTNPYVKLPLYKYMPTKTNRILAEFERRWLQFNKRFEQRFTEGNMQDTTCAFYKLQQTLAENPGILSQDEFQETLEEASLANVDITCGATAWLLFHVALHQSVQEDLTAEISDFTSRLSEPLSLQALNKMDFLGKVVKESARKRPVMVISTPEYVTCPMVIGDFHSPPGVEVSVDNSAVNSDTGVWGDSDTFNPRRFDNETPNMRKSLCRFGIGPRRCMGYRVADTYMKVLLVTLLANYTVTLETHVTGDDDSVPVQDVGPFYYPCVEFKVQPVQ is encoded by the exons ATGATCGCTGGCATCGCTGCCGCCATCCTTGCTGTGTTAGGGGTTTCAATGCTGTGGATTTACAAAAGATTCACCGAG GTTTACTACTGGAAAAATGACTCAGGTGAAGCCATCAAAGGAACTGGATTTAAAACGTTTTCACCCGCACTCATAGCACTGAGAGACGACAGCTTCAAGAATTTCGGAATGTATTTACTCAGGTTTTTACCTGGGCCGCCCAAGCT AATTATTGCGGATCCACAAGTTGCTGTCAAATTTATGGCAAAACAGCACAAATATGAGCGCTTGAAGGACTTCAGACTGGGTTGCGTATTCAGTCGGCTCTTTGGTCACGCAGCCGGAACAGCTAGTGGAAGACAGCACAAGCGGATACGCAGTACGTTCGACGTTTGTTACAGTTCAGACAGGGTGGCTCAGACAATAAATATGATGGAAGAAGAATGCAAGCAGTATTTACAAAAGGTGGtccaagaaaaaaag GGTCTTATTGCCATGGATGACCTGATTCTCCTGACGTTTAGAATGCTGATGAAGTTCACGTACGGGAGCGACATCAGCGAAGATGATCTGAACGAGTTGATTGAACTCAGGGCTTTAGTGGGTACTCTCATCGCCGATACCTTCACAAACCCCTATGTCAAGCTTCCCCTCTATAAATATATGCCTACAAAAACGAACAGAATTCTGGCAGAGTTTGAGCGACGGTGGCTGCAGTTTAACAAACG TTTCGAACAGCGTTTCACTGAGGGCAACATGCAAGACACGACTTGTGCTTTCTACAAGCTCCAACAAACTCTTGCTGAAAATCCTGGCATTCTCTCGCAAGACGAG ttCCAAGAAACCCTCGAAGAAGCTTCCCTTGCTAATGTTGACATCACGTGTGGAGCCACCGCCTGGCTACTGTTTCACGTTGCCCTTCATCAAAGTGTGCAGGAGGACCTCACAGCTGAGATTTCGGATTTCACCTCACGA CTTTCAGAACCCTTGAGCTTACAAGCTCTCAACAAAATGGACTTCCTGGGAAAAGTGGTGAAAGAATCAGCCAGAAAACGACCTGTAATGGTGATAAGCACACCGGAATACGTCACATGTCCGATGGTGATCGGAGACTTCCACAGTCCCCCAGGG GTGGAAGTATCCGTGGACAACAGTGCTGTTAACAGCGACACTGGAGTATGGGGCGATTCCGACACTTTCAATCCACGACGATTTGATAACGAAACACCGAACATGCGTAAAAGCCTGTGTCGTTTTGGAATCGGCCCGCGAAGGTGCATGGGATACCGGGTGGCTGACACTTACATGAAAGTTCTACTGGTCACGTTATTGGCAAATTACACAGTCACATTGGAAACACATGTGACAGGCGATGATGATAGCGTACCGGTACAGGATGTTGGACCCTTCTATTACCCGTGCGTGGAGTTTAAAGTGCAACCGGTGCAGTAA